From the genome of Allorhodopirellula heiligendammensis:
CATCGGACGCGGGCATTAACGTGATGATCATCAACGTCCAGGCGTTCAATGCGTTCAAAGAAGACGCTGCGAACAACGCGGCCCGGATCATGTTCTCGCAACGTGACGACTTTCAATCGCGCCGACCGATCGATGTATTAAAGAAGAACCATCCGATTCTGATCCTGGATGAACCCCAGCGCATGGGCGGAAAGCAAACCGTCAAAGCGCTGGCCCAGTTTGATCCGATGATCATTCTGCGGTACTCCGCGACCCACAAGGTCGACCACAACAAGGTATACCGACTGGATGCACTCGATGCGTACAACCAGAAGCTTGTCAAGAAGATCGCTGTACGCGGCATCGCGACGAAGGGGCTGAAGGGCACCGATGGATACGTTTATCTGGAGGGCATCCGGCTGAGCAAGGGCAAGCCACCCGTCGGTGTGCTTGAGATCGAGCAGAAAACCGCCAGCGGCATTAGGCGAATTCGCAAACTGGTGGAGAAGGGGACGGACCTGTTCGTGGCGTCAGGCGAGCTCGACCAATACAAGGGTTTTACGGTCGCCGATATCGACGCACGTGGAGTGGAAGGTTTTGGCGAGGGTTTCGTCGAGTTCACTAACGGCGAGCGATTGGTCGCTGGAACGACCAGTGGCGACACCAATGAGGACACGCTCCGCCGGTTGCAGATTCGTGAGTCAATCAAGGCTCACTTTGAGAAGGAGCAGGACCTCCACGCCAAGGGCATCAAGGTGCTGACGCTATTCTTCATCGACACGGTTTCTAAGTACCGCCAGTACGACAGTGACGGGAACCAAGTCGCGGGCGATTATGCGTGCTACTTCGAGGACGAGTACGCGAAACTGCGGGAGGAGTACCGTACGCTCTTCGCTGAGGACGCGGCATATCAAACCTACCTCGAAGGCATTGACGCCTCGCAGACGCACGCGGGGTACTTCTCGATCGACAAGAAGGGCAAGCTCGTCGATCCGTCCGTGAAGAAATCGGGTGAGACCAAGGGCGAAACTGACGACGTGGATGCCTACGACCTGATTCTCAGGGACAAGGAGACGTTGCTGTCGCTGCCGGTACCTGAGGATGACCCACTGATGCGACGGAAGAAAAACGTGCGATTTATCTTCTCGCACTCAGCTCTTCGCGAGGGTTGGGACAATCCGAACGTGTTCGTCATCGGCATGCTCAAGCCCACCGATTACGAGGGCTCGACCGTCACGCGCCGACAAGAAGTCGGGCGTGGCCTGCGTCTGTGCGTCGATTCAACTGGGCAGCGGATCGACGACAAAGTGATTGTCCATGATGTGAATGTGTTGACGGTTGTCGCGAACGAGAGCTTCCAGGATTTCGTCAGCAAGTTGCAGGGCGAGATGCGGGACTCACTATCGGCCCGACCTCGATTTGCCAGTGTTGCGTATTTCACGGGCAAACTGTTGCTGACCGACGAGGGAGAAACCATCGTCGACGACAAGCTTGCGAAACAGATTTACCGTTATTTGGTCAAAAACGACTACACGGACGATTCGGATCAGATCACGGCAACGTACCACGAGGCAAAAGCTTCAGGCACACTGGCTGCGTTACCCGAGGAATTGGCGTCGCTGGCCGGGCCGATCCTCCGCCTTGTCGACAGCGTTTTCGATGACTCGAAATTGCCGCAGTATGACAACGGGCGGAAGCCGAAGGGCAACCCGATCAATCAGAAAAACCTGGATCGTAAAGAGTTCCAAGATCTCTGGGCGAGGATCAATCACAAGGCGGTGTACGCGGTCGACTTTGAGACCGACGAGCTTATCACCCACTGCGTCTCCGCACTCAATCAAGACCTGCACGTCACGAAACTTCGGTACGAGGTCCACCGCGGCGTGCAAAAGGAGACTGGGAGCGTCGACGACCTGGATAACCGAACGTCGTTCGAGGTGCAAGAGAATCAAACGGATACCGTGGATTCGCCCGTGCCGACGCACATCCGCTACGACATGGTCGGCAAGCTCAGCGAGGCGACCCAGCTGACGCGAAAAACGGTGGTGGCGGTTTTATCACGGATCTTGCCGGCGACGTTCCATCAGTTCTGTATCAATCCCGAGGATTTCTTGTCGAAGGCCGCCCGTCTGATGAACGAGCAGAAGGCAACGATCATCATCGAGCACCTTGTCTACAATCCTCTTGATGGCGAGCACTACGCGGACATTTTTACCGCCGACAAGAAATCCGACATCTCTGGCGCCTACGAGGCCCAGCGGCACGTGTATGACTATGTGATCACAGACAGCAAAACCGAGCGGACTTTTGTGGAGACGCTGGACAAATCAACGGAAGTGGTCGTCTACGCCAAGCTCCCGCGAGCGTTCACGATCCCCACGCCGGTCGGCAACTACAATCCTGACTGGGCAATCGCCTTCGAGCAGGGCAAAGTCAAACACGTCTTCTTCATCGCTGAGACCAAGGGCAGCATGAGCACACTGGAGCTGAAAAAGATCGAGGCCGCCAAGATCGACTGCGCACGAAAGTTCTTCGCCAAGATCACCAACGAGCAAGTCCGCTACGACGTCGTCGACAGCTACGAGAAACTGATGGGGCTGGTGACGTAGCACAACAATAGAGGCCATCTGAGATGTTTGCCGGAAACGTCTTGAAAACAAACAAGGAGCGAACGATTGATCAAATTCAATCACGCAGCTGATACCCACTCGCGGATTCTGGTTTTCTCAATATCGGTACACCATGCGAATCGTGCCATGGGCCTTTGCCACTGCGGGCAAACGATTGCCGCGTCGACCATCTTAAACTCGATCAGTTATTGCCAAGAGCATTTAGCTGATAGCTAAAAAAAAGCTCACGATGCCCAACCGGATGTGATCCGGCTGGGCTCGCGAGTCGGGGTGTGGTGAACGTTATTTCGACGCGGGTTATTTGCCTTTCAGCTCATCAATCAACGTGGACGCCTCTCTGATGGTCAGTGCTGAGAGTGCCGATGCACCAAACCGATCGTGAAGCGTGCGGTCGAGCGTGATGCCTTGACGCTTTGACATGACCGCGATCGCGTTGATCTGTTTTTCAGTCGCAAAGCGTTTCACCGATGGTTGGTGACCGGTCGGTGCTGTTTGCGAGGGATCCCGCTGCGCCGGCTCGTTCGGAAGTGATTGTTCTGCCAGCGTCCGGCAACGCCGGACGGCAGCAAGAATCGCGTCATTGCTCGCCTGAGCGTCCAGGGGCACGGACACTCGGACTGCTGGTCCTGACTGTCCATGTGAGCTTTCGGCCGTAATGCCGAGTGAGATCGCATTATGCAAATCTGTTCTCCTGAAATGAGGGTGTGAATTCACCAGTGACGTTCAGTTCGCTGGCGAGTAAGTTGAAGGTGAAATCGCGGTCCAGTGGCATATCACGGAGCCAGCGTGTTAATTGATGCACGGACAAGCCCGCGGCAATGGATGCCGCGTAGATGGTCGATTTTGCCGTGCAGGTTCCTGCGTGAGCGTCACCCTGGGCGAACAACGTCGATTCGTAACGATGACGTGATTTGCTGGGGTCAGCCGTCAGTAAACGAATCGTCTCGCCGTTCATCCGAGTATCAATCAGCAGTTGGATCCGCCTTTGAAGGCATCGCCACACCGTTGCCCGCGTCGCGATGCTGTCGACGCAGCAGAACACGACGTCACCGACGCGGTGCATTGAGCGGAAGCGGTCAATGATGTAGTCGATTTCGATCGATGGATCGATGCGTTCGACTTCCAACGTCGTTGCCGTCACTTTGGCTTGCCCGATCTCATCGGCTCGGTAGCCTTGGGTGGTGACGTTCGTCAGCTCCACGGTGTCGAAGTCAATCAATTGCAACTTCGTGACGCCGATGGAGGCGAGTTGCAGTGCGACTTGACGACCGATCGCTCCGACGCCGATCACTGTGACGCTGGTGTCCCGGATACGATCTCGCGGAACGAGACTCGCTTGACGCTCGAAACGATCTTGGGTGGTATTCAAGATGCCACCCATTCACTTTCCGACCAGCCGGTGTCATCCCGCCACTCAAAGGGATCACCAGTCAGTGTCCTCGGACGCCGAGTAAACGGGTCATGAACCGTGACAGCGGCTTCATACTCAGATTCCCAAAGATCTTGATCGGTCTCCGGGAATTCGGTGTTATAGTCGACTTCGACGGCAAGCCGTTTGTTGCAGCCCGGCCCGACGTTCATCCGCAAGCGAGCGTATGTGGCACCGCCGCGTGCGACGATGAACATCACGGCCCAGTCCGGAGTGCCAAAGGCACGCTGAAATGTCTCTTCGTCCGTGCCGCTTGGTAGCGGTGACGAGCCCGGATGCGTGTGCAGCCAAATTCGTCCACACGTTTCCGGCGTGTGCCCCTCGTCGATCTGATCGTCGAAATAGTCCGCAACTGCGGAGTCATCGAACGACACCGTAACGGGCGTGCAGATCTGCTGAACCATCGCCACCGACTCGATCAGCAGGAGATCGTCGGGACTGCTGATACCGAACATTCCGACCTCCGTATTCCCCATGTCACGCAGGAATAGCAGTTTCGCCCACGCATAGGGCGTGAACCGCAGGCTCTGACGATTCCTCGCTGGGATCCGACGTCGCCTCCTCTTCTTCTTCGTTAACGCAATCATCGCATTTTTCCTCCGTTAGACAGTCATCACAAAAAGAATTGTCACATCGGTCGCAGCTTTTGATGCAGCTTCCGCAAAATTGGTCTCGGCAGCCTTCGCACTTCGTCATGCAGTCGTCGCAGTGGGTTTCGCTGCAACCATCGCATGAGCACGTACAACCGCTGCAGATCTGGGCGTCACATTGCTCGCACGAGCAAATGTCGTCTTCATCAACCGTGCTGCCGCAGTCCCGGCACTCGGTACCAGACCAGTCGCCCAGCGTTGTGTAGGCGCTGTGCGGGTTGTACGTGTGCAGGACTTGGTTCACGACGGTGAAGAAGTCAAGCAGCCGTCCCTCCGCCAGGGCCAACTTGATCGGCCCGTGGCCCTCGCCTTCGCAGAGAACTTCCGACTGCACGTGCGGATGAGTCGTCGAGTCACAGCAGGTCGCTGGGTTGGGATCGACAGCGACCACGCGATAGGGACATGACTGTCCCAGGTATCGCAGCTCCAA
Proteins encoded in this window:
- a CDS encoding ThiF family adenylyltransferase yields the protein MNTTQDRFERQASLVPRDRIRDTSVTVIGVGAIGRQVALQLASIGVTKLQLIDFDTVELTNVTTQGYRADEIGQAKVTATTLEVERIDPSIEIDYIIDRFRSMHRVGDVVFCCVDSIATRATVWRCLQRRIQLLIDTRMNGETIRLLTADPSKSRHRYESTLFAQGDAHAGTCTAKSTIYAASIAAGLSVHQLTRWLRDMPLDRDFTFNLLASELNVTGEFTPSFQENRFA
- a CDS encoding type III restriction-modification system endonuclease, producing MKIQFKVQDYQTDAVAAVVDCFTGQPLIATPKYAIDPGAAKREKTMSPQGKVTYFDAFADDQMEGFRNADLRLTPPELLANIQRIQLEQNIPQSVTLVTNPTCGINLDVEMETGTGKTYCYIKTMFELYRHYGWNKFIVVVPSVAIREGVKKSFEITAEHFLQQYGRQARCFTYDSKQLHELESFSSDAGINVMIINVQAFNAFKEDAANNAARIMFSQRDDFQSRRPIDVLKKNHPILILDEPQRMGGKQTVKALAQFDPMIILRYSATHKVDHNKVYRLDALDAYNQKLVKKIAVRGIATKGLKGTDGYVYLEGIRLSKGKPPVGVLEIEQKTASGIRRIRKLVEKGTDLFVASGELDQYKGFTVADIDARGVEGFGEGFVEFTNGERLVAGTTSGDTNEDTLRRLQIRESIKAHFEKEQDLHAKGIKVLTLFFIDTVSKYRQYDSDGNQVAGDYACYFEDEYAKLREEYRTLFAEDAAYQTYLEGIDASQTHAGYFSIDKKGKLVDPSVKKSGETKGETDDVDAYDLILRDKETLLSLPVPEDDPLMRRKKNVRFIFSHSALREGWDNPNVFVIGMLKPTDYEGSTVTRRQEVGRGLRLCVDSTGQRIDDKVIVHDVNVLTVVANESFQDFVSKLQGEMRDSLSARPRFASVAYFTGKLLLTDEGETIVDDKLAKQIYRYLVKNDYTDDSDQITATYHEAKASGTLAALPEELASLAGPILRLVDSVFDDSKLPQYDNGRKPKGNPINQKNLDRKEFQDLWARINHKAVYAVDFETDELITHCVSALNQDLHVTKLRYEVHRGVQKETGSVDDLDNRTSFEVQENQTDTVDSPVPTHIRYDMVGKLSEATQLTRKTVVAVLSRILPATFHQFCINPEDFLSKAARLMNEQKATIIIEHLVYNPLDGEHYADIFTADKKSDISGAYEAQRHVYDYVITDSKTERTFVETLDKSTEVVVYAKLPRAFTIPTPVGNYNPDWAIAFEQGKVKHVFFIAETKGSMSTLELKKIEAAKIDCARKFFAKITNEQVRYDVVDSYEKLMGLVT